A region from the Coffea eugenioides isolate CCC68of chromosome 9, Ceug_1.0, whole genome shotgun sequence genome encodes:
- the LOC113782222 gene encoding NAC domain-containing protein 2-like, protein MEKPSAASARGNDDSGGKRTRIEVPVGCKFDPSDEELMFYLMNKILDSCEYSTGKKWFFYTVEPNDNVFSGDGYWTPTSEKAIYIGGQVNGYKKELIYCRGTEHPGKRTNWCIHQFRLNPDVYVANAIGNNIEYKKIYKKTGISTIYASRLYKPNLRGDFRGFDDYGFGFHG, encoded by the exons ATGGAGAAACCATCAGCAGCTTCAGCCCGTGGAAATGACGATAGTGGAGGAAAAAGAACCCGTATTGAAGTCCCTGTTGGATGTAAATTTGATCCCAGTGATGAAGAATTGATGTTTTATCTGATGAACAAAATTCTGG ATAGCTGCGAGTATAGCACTGGAAAGAAATGGTTTTTTTACACCGTAGAGCCAAATGACAATGTGTTCTCTGGAGATGGTTATTGGACCCCTACATCTGAAAAAGCTATCTACATTGGAGGTCAAGTAAATGGTTACAAGAAAGAACTCATCTATTGTCGTGGAACAGAACATCCTGGAAAAAGAACCAATTGGTGCATACACCAATTCAGGCTAAATCCAGACGTGTATGTAGCAAATGCTATTGGCAATAATATTGAATATAAG AAGATTTACAAGAAGACCGGGATTAGTACTATATATGCATCACGCCTTTATAAGCCAAATTTAAGGGGTGACTTCCGGGGATTTGATGATTACGGATTTGGCTTTCATGGGTGA
- the LOC113782221 gene encoding uncharacterized protein LOC113782221 has translation MELTLIDLAAVFAKFLNQDNSSNDLGKIHVSTDQESSSSGASCTSLDLPLGSLDRANQIENMIFQCQKPPDFIDGDQMHEGHPSLSIDVDNVEELLDQNCNAFELQAILGEEIGEDASLSDGISLPNFEWQSTLQFQDFGSFSTDEAMKIPSNLADDNWNTFDVSNLAIFFS, from the coding sequence ATGGAGCTGACATTGATCGATCTGGCGGCAGTCTTCGCCAAATTCTTGAATCAAGATAATTCAAGCAATGATCTTGGCAAAATTCATGTCAGTACTGATCAAGAATCATCTTCGAGTGGAGCAAGTTGCACATCCCTAGATTTACCTCTGGGCAGTTTGGATAGAGCAAATCAAATTGAAAACATGATATTCCAATGTCAAAAACCTCCTGATTTCATTGACGGGGATCAGATGCATGAAGGGCATCCTTCATTAAGCATAGATGTAGATAATGTTGAAGAACTTCTGGATCAAAACTGCAATGCATTCGAGTTGCAAGCTATTCTTGGTGAAGAGATTGGTGAGGATGCTAGCTTGTCTGATGGGATAAgtttaccaaattttgaatGGCAATCAACTTTGCAATTCCAAGATTTTGGATCATTTTCCACAGATGAGGCGATGAAAATCCCATCAAATTTGGCTGATGACAATTGGAACACATTTGACGTGTCTaatttagcaatttttttttcttaa